Proteins encoded in a region of the Esox lucius isolate fEsoLuc1 chromosome 9, fEsoLuc1.pri, whole genome shotgun sequence genome:
- the LOC105008811 gene encoding hsp90 co-chaperone Cdc37, with product MTAKTKGIDYSVWDHIEVSDDEDETHPNIDTPSLFRWRHKARVERQVAFEEKGEEIQKNMAECKSRLEEAQYRVKELEQAGVKEGEEEEKRATELTKARAEEKKCKKDLRTWEKKMEEHRIEEKKMPWNVDTLSKDGFSKSVLNIKPEATEETEEQKEEKHKTFVEKYEKQIKHFGMLRRWDDSQKYLSDNPHLVCEETANYLVIMCIDLEVEEKHALMEQVAHQTIVMQFILELAKSLKVDPRGCFRQFFQKIKTADKVYQEAFTDELESFKERVRGRAKIRIQKAMEEYEEEERQKRLGPGGLDPVEVYESLPEEMKKCFDDKDISMLQDVISKMDPMEAKVHMKRCIDSGLWVPNANADEDDDGENKGGVEQEEDKGEEEETKKEGEKEK from the exons ATGACTGCCAAAACCAAAGGCATTGACTATAGCGTTTGGGACCACATCGAAGTGTCGGATGATGAGGATGAAACTCACCCCAATATCGACACTCCGAGCCTGTTCCGGTGGAGACATAAG gcaCGAGTGGAGCGACAGGTTGCCtttgaggagaaaggagaggagatacAGAAGAATATGGCGGAGTGCAAGAGTCGTCTAGAGGAGGCGCAGTACAGAGTGAAGGAGCTGGAGCAGGCgggagtgaaggagggagaagaggaggagaagagggcaACAGAGCTGACCAAGGCCCGGGCAGAGGAGAAGAAATGCAAAAAGGATCTACGCACATGGGAGAAGAAGATGGAAGAACACAGAATAGAAGAGAAGAAGATGCCGTGGAACGTAGACACCCTCAGCAAAGATGGTTTCAGCAAG AGTGTGTTGAACATCAAGCCGGAGGCGACGGAGGAGACCGAGGAGCAGAAGGAGGAGAAACACAAGACCTTTGTGGAAAAATATGAGAAGCAGATCAAACACTTTG ggatGCTGCGGCGTTGGGACGACAGCCAGAAGTACCTGTCGGACAACCCTCACCTGGTGTGTGAGGAGACCGCTAACTACCTTGTCATCATGTGCATTGActtggaggtggaggag aaaCATGCTTTGATGGAGCAGGTGGCCCACCAGACTATTGTGATGCAGTTCATCTTGGAGCTGGCCAAGAGTCTGAAGGTTGACCCCAGGGGGTGCTTCAGGCAGTTCTTCCAGAAGATCAAG ACTGCCGACAAGGTGTACCAGGAAGCATTTACTGATGAGCTGGAGTCGTTTAAAGAACGGGTCAGAGGTCGGGCTAAGATCCGCATACAAAAG GCTATGGAGGAAtacgaagaggaggagagacagaagagactGGGGCCTGGTGGTCTGGACCCTGTGGAGGTCTACGAGTCGCTGCCGGAG GAAATGAAGAAGTGTTTTGATGACAAAGACATCTCAATGTTGCAGGATGTTATCAGTAAGATGGACCCCATG GAGGCGAAGGTCCACATGAAGAGGTGTATTGACTCTGGACTGTGGGTGCCCAATGCCAACGCGGACGAAGATGACGATGGAGAGAATAAAGGAGGAGTAGAACAGGAGGAAGacaaaggagaggaggaagaaacaaaaaaggaaggagagaaggagaaatga
- the LOC114839781 gene encoding intercellular adhesion molecule 3-like: MEFVLVLLVLLLSSYCEFTDAECLEISPARVVVKHGDPASANCTPERPQPMGWEATEGGLSLSDTELPFMLWTVNRLTEWLIKPVCFTDGGKCQKTLNITVYKLPTKVSMSGLPDQMFEGRQYEFKCHVQEVAPVNSLYVSFYKASTYLIKTEIGSHPPQIMNTTKEPTSGEYTLQFTPSRGDHEAQLWCSARLELGEEGPQPSPKKESEHLTLNVLYKPNISVTPEGSSEIKEGDNLSLRCQAEGNPTPSYRWVVPQAGPTSITRAEGSVVNVTHIARSQAGNYTCIATNEVGNSTWTVDVKVTELPTKVSMSGLPDQMVEGRQYEFKCHVQEVAPVNSLYVSFYKASANLIKTEIGSHPPQIMNTTKEPTSGEYTLQFTPSRGDHGAQLWCSARLELGKRGPQPSSKKESEHLTLKVLYKPNISVTPEGSSEIKEGDNLSLRCQAEGNPTPSYRWVVPQAGPTSITRAEGSVVNVTHIARSQAGNYTCIATNEVGNSTWTVDVKVTVTYLHIIVGLVFAGVVILTMFFGSFYLYNYKHNRTGSYQLKNMLPRQRQKKPFEP; the protein is encoded by the exons ATGCTGAGTGCCTGGAAATCAGTCCGGCCAGGGTGGTGGTGAAGCATGGAGACCCAGCCTCCGCTAACTGCACCCCAGAGAGACCTCAGCCTATGGGCTGGGAGGCAACCGAAGGAGGGTTGTCTTTGTCAGACACAGAACTGCCGTTCATGCTGTGGACGGTAAATAG GTTGACTGAATGGTTGATAAAGCCGGTCTGTTTTACAGACGGAGGGAAGTGTCAGAAAACACTGAACATCACAGTTTACA AGCTTCCAACCAAAGTGTCCATGTCAGGTCTTCCAGATCAGATGTTTGAGGGGAGGCAGTATGAGTTTAAGTGTCACGTCCAGGAGGTTGCTCCTGTTAACAGCCTCTATGTGTCCTTCTACAAAGCATCTACCTATTTAATCAAAACTGAGATAGGATCACATCCACCCCAAATAATGAATACCACCAAAGAACCTACCAGTGGAGAATATACCCTGCAGTTCACCCCCAGTAGAGGTGACCATGAGGCCCAGTTGTGGTGTTCAGCTCGGTTGGAACTGGGAGAAGAGGGACCGCAACCTTCTCCTAAAAAAGAGTCAGAACACCTCACCCTCAACGTGCTCT ACAAGCCCAACATCTCTGTGACTCCAGAAGGATCGTCAGAGATCAAAGAGGGTGACAACTTATCTCTCCGCTGCCAAGCAGAAGGTAACCCCACCCCCTCGTACCGGTGGGTGGTCCCCCAAGCAGGCCCCACCTCCATCACCAGAGCAGAGGGATCTGTAGTGAACGTCACCCACATAGCTAGGTCTCAGGCTGGAAATTACACCTGCATCGCCACCAATGAGGTGGGGAACAGCACCTGGACTGTTGACGTGAAGGTGACAG AGCTTCCAACCAAAGTGTCCATGTCAGGTCTTCCAGATCAGATGGTTGAGGGGAGGCAGTATGAGTTTAAGTGTCACGTCCAGGAGGTTGCTCCTGTTAACAGCCTCTATGTGTCCTTCTACAAAGCATCTGCCAATTTAATCAAAACTGAGATAGGATCACATCCACCCCAAATAATGAATACCACCAAAGAACCTACCAGTGGAGAATATACCCTGCAGTTCACCCCCAGTAGAGGTGACCATGGGGCTCAGTTATGGTGTTCAGCTCGGTTGGAACTGGGAAAAAGGGGACCACAACCTTCATCTAAAAAAGAGTCAGAACACCTCACTCTCAAAGTGCTCT ACAAGCCCAACATCTCTGTGACTCCAGAAGGATCGTCAGAGATCAAAGAGGGTGACAACTTATCTCTCCGCTGCCAAGCAGAAGGTAACCCCACCCCCTCGTACCGGTGGGTGGTCCCCCAAGCAGGCCCCACCTCCATCACCAGAGCAGAGGGATCTGTAGTGAACGTCACCCACATAGCTAGGTCTCAGGCTGGAAATTACACCTGCATCGCCACCAATGAGGTGGGGAACAGCACCTGGACTGTTGACGTGAAGGTGACAG TGACCTACCTGCATATCATAGTGGGCCTGGTTTTTGCAGGTGTGGTGATCCTGACAATGTTTTTCGGATCCTTCTACCTCTACAACTACAAACACAACCGCACAGGCAGCTACCAGTTAAAAAACATGTTGCCACGACAGCGACAGAAGAAACCTTTTGAGCCCTAA
- the LOC105008815 gene encoding cAMP-specific 3',5'-cyclic phosphodiesterase 4C — protein sequence MKRSRSVQRLSVAGEEDNDADLLDCAEKAESGSYSSSYTSGATLGAELRRGRSRRLASSLQVPCWLRPRDRTRSPEVLNNVSRPTTLPLCIPPRIAITPADVDCDLQNGVSPAHTPLGSQSPSLTLHPNFPLGGRRESFLYRSDSDYDMSPKTSVSRNSSIASEGHVGEDFIVTPFAQVLASLRSVRSNFTLLANISTTTIRRSSMGCVVSPNPRTAMSEQQYEQLALDTLEELDWCLDQLETIQTHRSVSDMASNKFKRMLNRELSHLSEMSRSGNQVSEYISSTFMDQPNEVELPSPTLKEKSMSQISGVRKLSHSSSLSSSVPRFGVNTEHEDQLAKELEDLDKWSFNIFRVSEFSNSRPLCCIMYSIFQERELLKTFRIPVDTFVTYVMTLEDHYHGNVAYHNSLHAADVTQSTHVLLSTPALNAVFTDLEILAALFASAIHDVDHPGVSNQFLINTNSELALMYNDESVLENHHLAVGFKLLHLENCDIFQNLTKRQRQSLRKLVIDMVLATDMSKHMTLLADLKTMVETKKVTSSGVLLLDNYTERIQVLKNMVHCADLSNPTKPLAVYRQWTERIMEEFFRQGDKEREKGMEISAMCDKHTASVEKSQVGFIDYIVHPLWETWADLVHPDAQDLLDTLEENRDWYQSTMPQSPSPPYDKHLLTDRFQFELTLEDLEPNQNHIQPANGSGHTARQENRNQGHTEENHTAKQENGDQGHTEENHTARKENGDQGHTEENHTARQDNGDQGHTEENHTEPGSEENHVLVEESGERGNQCRENGVDKHEGKEKEEGDEKEQGEKEEEEGGGVEEDVEGEMKDAEEGETTEREEEEKEEDQPEEDIVEIDDEEEEKHVEILEEEEDKHEEILEEEEDNQVEIEDEEEDKHVEILDEEEDNIKEILEEEEDKHEEILDEEEDKHEEILEEEEDKHEEILEEEEDKQEEILEEEETLDEEQKDMSTSPPPARPRPPPRRSRTPRPGQGGDWPL from the exons ATGAAGAGGAGTCGTAGTGTGCAACGCCTGTCGGTGGCCGGAGAGGAG GATAATGACGCTGATTTATTGGACTGTGCTGAGAAGGCGGAGTCAGGAAGCTACAGCAGTTCCTATACGTCAGGGGCGACATTGGGGGCGGAGCTACGAagggggaggagcaggaggcTAGCCTCCAGTCTGCAG GTTCCATGTTGGCTCCGCCCCCGAGACAGGACACGCTCACCTGAGGTCTTGAATAACGTGTCACGACCTACGACCCTGCCGCTTTGCATACCACCACGCATAGCCATCACACCTGCAGATGTAGACtg TGATCTGCAGAATGGGGTGTCTCCAGCTCACACTCCTCTGGGCTCCCAGAGTCCCAGTCTGACCCTTCACCCCAACTTCCCCCTGGGGGGGCGCCGCGAGTCCTTCCTCTACCGCTCAGACTCCGACTACGACATGTCCCCCAAAACCTCAGTCTCCCGCAACTCCTCTATTGCCAGCgaggg GCATGTGGGAGAAGACTTTATTGTTACTCCGTTTGCTCAGGTGTTggccagtctgaggtcagtGCGGAGCAACTTCACCCTCCTCGCCAACATTTCCACGACAACCATCAG GAGGTCGTCAATGGGCTGTGTGGTGTCCCCCAACCCCAGGACGGCCATGTCGGAGCAGCAGTACGAGCAGCTAGCTCTGGACACACTGGAGGAACTGGACTGGTGTTTGGACCAGCTGGAGACCATACAGACCCACCGCTCTGTCAGTGACATGGCCTCCAACAAG tTTAAAAGGATGTTGAATAGGGAGTTGTCTCACTTATCAGAGATGAGTCGTTCTGGGAACCAGGTTTCTGAGTACATCTCCAGCACCTTCATGG ACCAGCCCAATGAGGTGGAGCTGCCTTCTCCTACTCTAAAGGAGAAGTCTATGAGTCAGATCAGTGGCGTGAGGAAGCTTTCCCACAGCTCCAGCCTTTCTTCATCTGTGCCGCGCTTTGGAGTCAACACTGAACACGAAGACCAGCTAGctaag gagctGGAGGACCTTGATAAATGGAGCTTCAACATCTTCAGGGTGTCAGAGTTTTCCAACAGCAGACCTCTCTGCTGCATCATGTATTCCATCTTCCAG GAGCGAGAGCTCCTCAAGACATTCCGTATCCCTGTTGATACCTTTGTGACCTACGTGATGACTCTGGAGGACCATTACCACGGCAACGTGGCCTACCACAACAGCCTCCACGCTGCCGACGTCACCCAGTCCACGCACGTTCTTCTCTCCACACCCGCACTCAAC GCTGTGTTTACAGACCTAGAGATCCTAGCTGCCCTGTTTGCTTCAGCCATCCATGATGTGGATCACCCTGGTGTCTCCAACCAGTTCCTCATCAACACCA acTCTGAGCTGGCCCTCATGTATAATGATGAGTCAGTCTTGGAGAACCATCACTTGGCCGTGGGCTTCAAGCTGCTCCACCTGGAGAACTGTGACATCTTCCAGAACCTGACCAAGAGACAGCGTCAGAGCCTCCGCAAGCTGGTCATTGACATG GTGTTGGCCACAGACATGTCTAAACACATGACTCTCCTAGCTGACTTGAAGACCATGGTGGAGACGAAGAAGGTGACCAGTTCAGGAGTCCTCCTGTTGGACAACTATACAGAACGCATACAG gtcctGAAGAACATGGTTCACTGTGCAGACCTCAGTAACCCCACCAAGCCTCTGGCAGTGTATCGGCAGTGGACTGAACGCATCATGGAGGAGTTCTTCAGACAAGgggacaaggagagggagaaaggcatGGAAATCAGTGCCATgtgtgacaaacacacagcatcAGTCGAGAAGAGCCAG gtgGGATTTATAGACTACATCGTCCACCCCCTCTGGGAGACCTGGGCAGACCTGGTCCACCCTGACGCCCAGGACCTCCTGGACACCCTGGAGGAGAATCGAGACTGGTACCAGTCCACCATGCCTCAGAGCCCTTCTCCTCCTTACGACAAACACCTGCTCACAGACCGCttccag TTTGAACTGACCCTTGAAGACCTGGAGCCCAATCAGAACCACATACAGCCAGCCAACGGGTCCggacacacagccagacaggaGAACAGGAACCAGGGCCACACAGAGGAGAACCACACAGCCAAACAGGAGAACGGGGACCAGGGCCACACAGAGGAGAACCACACAGCCAGAAAGGAGAACGGGGACCAGGGCCACACAGAGGAGAACCACACAGCCAGACAGGATAATGGGGACCAGGGCCATACAGAGGAGAACCACACAGAACCAGGTTCGGAGGAGAACCATGTTCTGGTAGAGGAGAGCGGAGAGAGGGGGAACCAGTGCAGAGAGAATGGAGTAGATAAACATGAGGGaaaagagaaggaagagggagacGAGAAGGAgcagggagaaaaggaggaggaagaaggaggtgGAGTGGAGGAAGATGTGGAGGGAGAAATGAAAGATGCGGAGGAGGGGGAAACAacagaaagggaggaggaggagaaagaagaggacCAGCCAGAGGAAGACAta GTGGAaatagatgatgaagaggaggagaaacatGTGGAAATactagaggaagaggaggataaaCATGAGGAAATactagaggaagaggaggataatCAGGTGGAAatagaagatgaagaggaggataaACATGTGGAAATACTagatgaagaggaggataaCATTAAGGAAATactagaggaagaggaggataaaCATGAGGAAATACTagatgaagaggaggataaACATGAGGAAATactagaggaagaggaggataaaCATGAGGAAATactagaggaagaggaggataaaCAGGAGGAAATACTAGAAGAAGAGGAGACTTTAGATGAAGAACAAAAG GACATGAGCACTAGccccccgcccgcccgcccgcgcccccccccccgccgctCCAGGACCCCGCGCCCTGGGCAGGGAGGGGATTGGCCACTATGA